One genomic window of Columba livia isolate bColLiv1 breed racing homer chromosome 9, bColLiv1.pat.W.v2, whole genome shotgun sequence includes the following:
- the MRPL44 gene encoding large ribosomal subunit protein mL44 produces MAARLLLRAPRWLLPAAGTGLGLGRAGVITAPPRQKKRWLRAYLEQQRLQEPPRRRSEKPNWDYHAEIQAFGHRLQESFSLDLLKTAFVNRCYIESEEARRRELGLDKEAVALNLQDNSKLAEQGMSFSRSYLTQCFEGAYPDLPAKGTEALVDFLTSQELVSYVAQNLSVQDLTLCKEFPVPPDVLQRTFFAVIGALLSSSGPEKTGIFVRDFFIPQLIGKDLFEIWEVVNPMGLLVEELTKRNIPSPEPRITRQLGVSTVLPLYFVGLYCDKKILSEGPGETLLAAEEEAARVALRKLYGYTENRRPWDYSKPKQGLAAEKALSSN; encoded by the exons ATGGCAGCCCGGCTGCTCCTGCGGGCGCCGCGTTGGCTGCTGCCCGCGGCCGGGACCGGGCTCGGGCTCGGGCGGGCGGGGGTCATCACCGCGCCTCCCCGACAGAAGAAGCGGTGGCTCCGCGCATACCTGGAGCAGCAGCGGCTGCAGGAGCCGCCCCGGCGGCG CTCAGAGAAGCCCAACTGGGATTACCATGCAGAGATACAGGCTTTTGGCCACCGGCTACAGGAAAGTTTCTCTTTGGATCTTCTCAAGACTGCATTTGTTAATCGCTGTTACATTGAAAGCGAAGAGGCCAGACGCCGGGAGCTTGGGCTGGACAAAGAAGCGGTTGCTCTTAATCTACAAGACAACAGTAAACTCGCTGAACAAGGGATGTCTTTTTCGCGTTCTTACCTGACGCAGTGTTTTGAAGGAGCCTACCCGGATTTACCTGCAAAAGGGACAGAAGCACTTGTTGATTTTCTTACCAGTCAGGAACTTGTTTCTTATGTGGCTCAAAACCTGTCTGTACAGGACCTGACGCTTTGCAAAGAGTTTCCCGTCCCACCAGATGTGCTACAGAGGACGTTCTTTGCTGTAATAGGAGCCTTGCTCAGTAGCAGCGGGCCTGAGAAAACAGGGATCTTTGTCAGG gatttttttatCCCCCAgctgattggaaaagacctgttCGAGATCTGGGAAGTTGTAAATCCTATGGGCTTACTAGTGGAAGAACTGACCAAGAGGAATATCCCATCTCCAGAACCAAGAATTACCAGACAGCTGGGAGTCAGCACAGTTCTGCCATTGTACTTTGTCGGGTTGTACTG tgaTAAGAAGATTCTATCTGAAGGTCCTGGTGAAACGCTGCTTGCTGCAGAGGAGGAAGCCGCCCGCGTGGCGCTGCGGAAGCTCTATGGGTATACAGAGAACAGGAGACCTTGGGATTACTCAAAACCCAAACAGGGCCTGGCAGCTGAGAAGGCTCTCAGCAGTAACTAG